DNA sequence from the Synergistaceae bacterium genome:
ATTTACACCATCCTGAATGATGCGTGTTACCTCGTCCTCTTCGTAGGGGACGGCAGGAGTGTTACGCAGCTCCTCAAGAGTAACATGGGAAAGGACAACTTTCGCAGCCACTCTTTCTTCGGCGGATTCAGCAGCGATTCCCGCCAGCGTGTCTCCCGACTTCAGCTCGTTCGCTTTGGCCATGACTTCACGAAGTGATTTGAATTCGTAGTTATGACCAAAAAGCTTTGTCTTAAGTTTCATGCTAACATCTCACCTCTCTGTTTTTTGTATCTAAATTTAAGAGTTAAAAACTAACGTCTTAATTACTACAGGTAATACACGCCCTCCGAGTACCGGCTCTCCGATGTCTATATAGTCACCGCTCAAAGTTTTGATACCATCTACGCAAATAACTGGTTTGGAACGGTTTAATTTTACGTTAAGGGCATGTCCCAGAGCTTTTGCGATATCATTCTCCAGAACCAAAATCAGCGGATACTTACTTTGAATCACCTCCTGCGAGCCTTTGATTATAGTATCTGCCAAGATCTGGATATCATCAAAGCTATTCCTTGACCATCCACCGAAAGAGATTGCAATTTGCTCCAACTGTCCTTCCGGCTTAAACAACGGCATCTGTGCTTTCATGGATGCGAGAATCCGCTCAGGTGTTGTCTCATCCTCTTCCGTTATATTTAGAACGGGCACGTTCTTTATCGGCAAATAACCTTCCGCAAATGAAATAGTGCTGCCGCTGATCTCTGTTGTATGTACTCCGGCTCCGACGACTGTTGCTCTTATAGTCTCTGCCGGTTCCAACCTTTCGACCTGTTTAAAACAGGCATTCTCCCTTATTGCTTCCCCAAGAAGCGCTCCGATATCGTTGTACTTGAATATATTTCCATTTGCTGCGTCCGGGTGATATATAAAATCTGCGACTCCGCCTGAAAAAGTTACCGCATCTATATTAAGCGGTTGAGGCAACGGCTTTCCGTCGTTTGTGTAAAAATTAGCGGACAGTGCAGTTCTCGGTGTCAAACTA
Encoded proteins:
- the eutA gene encoding ethanolamine ammonia-lyase reactivating factor EutA, with translation MPSEIINSVGIDIGTSTTQLIFSRLVVENRASSYSVPRVEIIDKKVVYWSDIYFTPLLSPEVLDVNEIKKIVQDEYRKANMTPSMLQSGAVIITGEAARKENANEVLRSLSDSAGDFVVATAGPALESVLSARGAGTDTMSRNRGDVVVNLDLGGGTANIAAYNKGTLLGVTCLDIGGRLIKVENGRITYIYHKIKKLADDNNIRIEVGSTADVSALRKLTTIMAAILAESLSLTPRTALSANFYTNDGKPLPQPLNIDAVTFSGGVADFIYHPDAANGNIFKYNDIGALLGEAIRENACFKQVERLEPAETIRATVVGAGVHTTEISGSTISFAEGYLPIKNVPVLNITEEDETTPERILASMKAQMPLFKPEGQLEQIAISFGGWSRNSFDDIQILADTIIKGSQEVIQSKYPLILVLENDIAKALGHALNVKLNRSKPVICVDGIKTLSGDYIDIGEPVLGGRVLPVVIKTLVFNS